CCTCAATATAACACGGTGTGTCAGAGACATATAAGTCAATTGACCCGTTAGTTACGCTGTAGTATGAAACATTGAAGTTACCGCTTTCATCTGCCGGTGTACTTTGTGTTACTAAAGCGCCTGTGACAGTTGTGCCTGAAAGAGGAAATGTTATTATCTTGTCTGAGGCAGCCCATACCACATGTACTGGTTTACCGGCTACCTCAAATCTATAGGCATACGTGGAGGTATCATGATTAAGCGGTATAGTTGTAACTGATGTGAAGGAATCAATTTTTTTTATTAAATTCTTAAGTGTAAAGTAAGCTGGTTTTTTTCTGCCTCCCCGGGGGTCAATCAAGCCAGCATCTGACATTTTATAATACACATAAAAGATTTTTTCTGCTCCTGCAGCAAAAGCTCTGACATAACCTTTCACTATGTTCTTAGCCTGAGATAATTCATCCGGCGAGTTGTTAGCGCCTGTATCCGGATGGTTTGTGCTAAACACCATGTACTCTGTGTTCCAGAGTCTGTTAATATTTTTATGGCTAAAGACATCGTGCCAAACGCTTGTTGCAAGATCCCCAACATCATCACGCTGTGGCAGATAGTGCCAATTACCTACATCAAAAGGTGAAAAGTCCAGCGAATCTAACACATACTGCCAGTATGACGTGTTACCGCCCGTTGCTCCGCCGTTTAATATCTTTGCCTGTGGGTAAACCTCTTTAATCGCCGTCGTTGTGACCTTGACCAGCTCTACATAATCGCGCGCTGTTCCCTTATAAAATATCATCGGCGAGCCGGCGGTAAGGCTGGATTCAGGTTCGTTTAATATTTCCCAGTAATTGACAGGATAGAGAAGCCCGGGCATGTCATTGACGCCGTCTCCGTTATAGCGGTCAACCAAAGCCTTCACAAAGTTACTGTAAGCTTCAATATCATACGGATTGTACCTGCTTGCTGGCAAATCGGCAAGCCATCCTGTTGAGGTCTCCCAACCTGGTAATCCCTCCCAGTGCTCCTGGTCCCAGTCTACAAAGGGCCAAATTGTTGCTATTATTGAAATCCCGTGCTCTTCAGCCGCTCTTACGTATGCATCCGGTATCGTAAAATCATAGACTCCCCTTTCGTGCTCGATTATGTTACGGTTAAAGGGGCCGGGATGGGGCCTGTCCCACTTAAATCCAAGATCATCGTACGGTGTAAAATACGAATATGAAGCAAATGCAGTACTCCACGGCATTGCCACTGACGAGCTGCCAACTAACCCAAAGGCATTTCCGAGATAACCAAACCGGTGTGTGTTACTATCTGCACACAGCACTTCACCCAGAGAAAGAAACGCCCCAAAAAGCGCTAAAAGCAATATAGAAAAAATCTTTGACATAAAATCCACCCGCTAAAATAGCTATTGTTGATTTGTCATCAAAGACTACACAACTTAATCTATCATTTTTGGACAAAGTTGTCAATAAGTCCTTTTATCACAGTAAATAGCACGGTTAGAAAAAAAAACATTAAAATACCAAAAAAGACTGAATAAGGCATTTGACATTTCAATATCGTTATGTTACAGTATTCTGAGTGGGTAGTTTTAAGGCAGCACAGATACGGTGTAGTCAGTAGAGAGTTAGTATATAGTAAATTTGACGCGGGGTGGAGCAGTCCGGTAGCTCGTCGGGCTCATAACCCGAAGGTCGGTGGTTCAAATCCGCCCCCCGCCACCAAATTCCTCCTTAGTTTGTTAAATAACCCAAAAAATCTTAACTTTATGACATAGCTCATATATATAAAAGCCGATTTTGTTAGATAATTATGTAAGATGTTAATAACTCTATTAGGAGGAAGGCTATGGCTGAGAAAATAACAAAGGACTCTGTGATTGGGCAGGTTATAAAGGATGTGCCGGGGGCAAAGGATGTTATAGAGAAGTACTTCGGTAACGGCTGTTTTACTTGTCCAGGAATTAATATGGAATCAATATCGTTTGGTTCTATGATGCACAATATGGATCCGCAGAAAATTGTGGACGAAATAAACTCATTATAAGGGGGACAAAACCATTATGGAATGTAAATGTTTTGTATGCGGCACCCAGAGCAAAGACAGGGTGTATTTAGAGTGTTATCATGAGGGTGAGAAAAAGATGGTTTGTGTGCGGTGCCTTCCGCCTCTCATTCACGGCGCCCACTAAATTTTAATAGTATTGAACACAGATAAACGCAGATAGATTAAATAATCCTAATCTCTGTGCTAATCTGTGTTTTATTTGGTTTTTGTTAATTTGCTTTTTTGATTGCTTATTGTTATAATTTTCTACAGAGTTAGAAAATATGGAAAATAAGCACTCAAAAGGCGTAATATCGGCAATAGGCAATACCCCGCTTGTTACTCTTAAAAACATAAACCCTGTCAGTGGGGTTGAAATTCTTGCTAAATTAGAGGGTAACAACCCTGGCGGTTCCGTTAAGGACAGAATAGCGTGGTATATGGTCAAAGACGCTGAGGACAGGGGACTTCTTACAAAAGATAAAATAATCCTTGAACCAACAAGCGGCAACACCGGCATTGGTTTGGCTATGGTGGGGGCGGCAAGGGGTTACAGGGTTAAGCTTGTAATGCCCGAGTGTGTTAGTATGGAAAGAAGAATGACTCTTGAGGCATTTGGCGCAGAATTAATCCTGAGTCCCGGCTGTGAGGGCACAGACGGTGCAATTCGCATGGCTCACAGAATATATGATGACAACAGACAAGTATATTTTATGCCGGATCAGTTTAATAATCCTGCCAACATCAGAGCCCACTACGAAACAACAGGTGTTGAGATTTATGAGCAAACCAAAGGAGAGGTAAGCGTTTTTGTAGCCGGCATGGGAACAACCGGAACTCTGATGGGTACAGGTAAGAGACTTAAGGAGTATGATGCCTCAATAAAAATAGTCGGCGTAGAGCCGCTTCTGGGACATAAGATTCAGGGACTTAAAAACATGGCTGAATCCATAGTGCCGGGCATATGGGACTTATCAAAAATAGATGAGAAACTTAATGTCGAGGATGATGACGCATTTACA
The genomic region above belongs to Nitrospirota bacterium and contains:
- a CDS encoding DUF1858 domain-containing protein, with the translated sequence MAEKITKDSVIGQVIKDVPGAKDVIEKYFGNGCFTCPGINMESISFGSMMHNMDPQKIVDEINSL
- a CDS encoding cysteine synthase family protein, which encodes MENKHSKGVISAIGNTPLVTLKNINPVSGVEILAKLEGNNPGGSVKDRIAWYMVKDAEDRGLLTKDKIILEPTSGNTGIGLAMVGAARGYRVKLVMPECVSMERRMTLEAFGAELILSPGCEGTDGAIRMAHRIYDDNRQVYFMPDQFNNPANIRAHYETTGVEIYEQTKGEVSVFVAGMGTTGTLMGTGKRLKEYDASIKIVGVEPLLGHKIQGLKNMAESIVPGIWDLSKIDEKLNVEDDDAFTMARSLAVKEGLFVGMSSGAAVHAAVEMAKSIKSGMIVVILPDRGDRYLSTTLFKSICADCPP